A single Mangrovimonas sp. YM274 DNA region contains:
- a CDS encoding MATE family efflux transporter, which produces MSTSINLKQINKLAIPALIAGISEPILSLTDTAIVGNVQHNPTESLAAVGIVTTFLSMLIWVFGQTRSAISSIISQYLGAGKLNEVKSLPAQAIVIITSISVFIIALTYPFAQTIFKLYNASDVILQYCVEYYRIRIFGFPFTLFTIAVFGAFRGLQNTYYPMVIAITGAVSNIILDIILVYGIDNIIPAMHIKGAAYASVLAQLFMAIISAIYLHKKTSIPLRARFPFNKEIKTFMVMVVNLFVRTIALNVTLYFASSFATSYGAQYIAAYTIAINIWFLGAFLIDGYASAGNILSGKLLGGKQYKQLIQLSNKLIIYGIIVGIIMAVLGAIFYQPIGRIFSSDEAVLNQFYKIFWMVLAMQPICALAFIFDGMFKGLGKMAYLRNLLLFATFLVFVPFLLLFNYFNYQLYGIFMALTLWIIARGIPLIIKFRKMFMPLSKNS; this is translated from the coding sequence GTGAGCACTTCAATCAATTTAAAACAAATAAATAAATTAGCCATCCCAGCACTTATTGCTGGTATTTCTGAACCCATCCTTTCCCTAACGGATACCGCTATTGTTGGTAATGTTCAACACAACCCCACCGAATCGCTAGCTGCCGTTGGTATTGTGACCACCTTTCTATCTATGCTTATATGGGTATTTGGACAAACACGAAGCGCCATTTCCTCAATCATTTCGCAATATTTGGGAGCTGGAAAATTAAATGAAGTAAAATCATTGCCTGCACAGGCCATTGTAATAATTACATCTATTAGTGTGTTTATTATTGCCCTTACTTACCCTTTTGCCCAAACGATTTTCAAATTGTACAATGCTAGCGATGTCATATTACAATATTGTGTGGAGTATTACAGAATTCGCATTTTCGGATTCCCGTTTACCCTATTTACCATTGCCGTTTTTGGAGCTTTTAGAGGCTTACAAAATACTTATTACCCAATGGTTATAGCTATTACTGGCGCTGTTTCCAATATCATCTTAGATATAATATTGGTTTATGGAATCGACAACATTATTCCCGCCATGCATATTAAAGGCGCCGCCTATGCCAGTGTATTGGCACAACTGTTCATGGCCATTATTTCTGCCATATACCTACACAAAAAAACCAGTATCCCGTTACGAGCCAGATTTCCTTTTAACAAAGAAATAAAAACTTTTATGGTAATGGTCGTCAATCTTTTTGTAAGAACCATAGCCTTGAATGTTACCTTGTATTTTGCCAGTTCCTTTGCCACTAGTTATGGAGCCCAATACATTGCAGCCTATACTATTGCTATTAATATTTGGTTTTTGGGCGCCTTTTTGATTGATGGGTATGCAAGTGCAGGTAATATTCTTTCAGGAAAACTATTGGGAGGAAAACAATACAAGCAGCTTATTCAGTTAAGCAACAAACTCATTATTTATGGTATTATAGTGGGAATAATTATGGCTGTACTAGGAGCCATATTTTACCAACCCATCGGAAGAATATTTTCTTCAGATGAAGCGGTATTAAACCAATTCTATAAAATATTTTGGATGGTCTTGGCCATGCAACCTATTTGTGCGCTAGCCTTTATTTTTGACGGCATGTTTAAAGGCTTAGGCAAAATGGCCTATTTAAGAAACCTTTTGCTATTTGCAACCTTTCTTGTATTTGTTCCCTTCTTACTTCTGTTCAACTATTTCAACTACCAACTCTACGGTATATTTATGGCACTTACCCTTTGGATCATAGCTAGAGGTATTCCACTTATCATAAAATTTAGAAAAATGTTTATGCCTCTTTCTAAAAACAGTTAA
- a CDS encoding GNAT family N-acetyltransferase, with amino-acid sequence MIRKASIEDLKPLISLTKACTQHMRANGIYQWNDTYPNKTCFQIDIQRGELFVYERENKICACVARNHVKDEVYNAVSWLTKDCNNLYIHRLAVHPTYQGQGIAQQLMEAMENYAKINGFNSIRLDTFSLNKRNQKFYELRGYKQLEAIYFPNQSEHPFYCYELIL; translated from the coding sequence TTGATTAGAAAAGCAAGCATAGAGGATTTAAAGCCCCTTATATCCCTAACAAAAGCCTGCACTCAACATATGCGTGCCAATGGCATTTATCAATGGAATGATACTTACCCCAACAAAACCTGCTTTCAAATTGACATTCAACGAGGGGAGCTTTTTGTTTATGAAAGAGAAAATAAAATATGTGCTTGTGTTGCAAGGAATCATGTAAAAGATGAAGTCTATAACGCGGTTTCTTGGCTTACTAAAGACTGTAACAACCTGTATATACATAGATTGGCTGTACATCCAACGTATCAAGGACAAGGGATTGCCCAGCAACTCATGGAGGCTATGGAAAACTATGCCAAAATTAATGGATTCAACTCCATTCGTCTAGATACCTTTTCCCTAAACAAAAGAAACCAAAAATTTTACGAACTTCGCGGCTATAAACAATTGGAAGCAATATACTTCCCTAACCAAAGTGAGCATCCTTTTTATTGCTACGAACTGATATTGTGA